One region of Quercus lobata isolate SW786 chromosome 2, ValleyOak3.0 Primary Assembly, whole genome shotgun sequence genomic DNA includes:
- the LOC115971299 gene encoding WAT1-related protein At5g40230-like, which translates to MASSYWYKDVLPFSAMVAVECTNVGVNTLYKAATLKGLSYYVFVFYSFAIATIVLLPLVFIFRRTTGLPTFQLSLLYRIFLLGVIGFLARLSEYIGIEYSSPTLASAVSNLTPAFTFILAVIFRMEVLALRSSITQAEIMGTLVSISGALIVVFYEGPTIISIASQAPPLPHHFPLGSSQTKWVIGGLLLAVEYLLTSIWFIVQAQVMKIYPAEFTLVFLYFLFATIVSAPVCLIAERNLSAFRLRPNIALAAIVCSGIGLSLSTIVHTWGLHLKGPVYVSIFKPLSIAIAAAMGVIFLGDALYLGSIIGAIILSIGFYAVIWAKAKEDLSEDSCCVSLGSASDGKTPLLDSNLGSSNNGTD; encoded by the exons atggcaAGTAGCTATTGGTACAAGGATGTTCTGCCGTTTTCAGCCATGGTTGCAGTAGAATGCACTAACGTCGGCGTAAACACCTTATATAAAGCAGCAACTTTGAAAGGGTTAAGCTACTACGTCTTTGTTTTCTATTCCTTTGCCATTGCTACTATTGTTCTTCTTCCCTTGGTCTTCATCTTTCGCCG AACAACAGGGCTTCCTACATTCCAGTTGTCTCTCCTCTATAGAATTTTCCTACTTGGAGTGATTGG GTTTCTAGCTCGGTTATCTGAGTATATAGGTATAGAATACAGTTCACCGACTCTTGCTTCAGCGGTCAGCAACCTCACTCCGGCTTTTACCTTCATACTTGCAGTCATTTTcag GATGGAAGTTCTAGCTTTGAGAAGCTCAATCACTCAGGCTGAAATCATGGGAACTTTAGTATCAATATCAGGTGCATTGATAGTAGTTTTCTACGAGGGCCCTACAATCATATCAATCGCATCTCAAGCACCACCCCTTCCACATCATTTTCCATTGGGCTCATCACAAACCAAATGGGTCATAGGTGGCCTTTTACTTGCAGTTGAGTATCTTCTGACTTCAATCTGGTTCATTGTTCAG GCCCAAGTTATGAAGATATATCCAGCAGAGTTCACTCTGGTCTTTCTATACTTCTTGTTTGCGACAATTGTATCTGCACCAGTATGTTTAATAGCAGAAAGGAATTTAAGTGCTTTTAGACTAAGGCCAAATATAGCACTAGCCGCTATCGTATGCTCG GGAATTGGTTTATCATTAAGCACTATTGTTCACACATGGGGCTTGCACTTGAAGGGGCCTGTGTATGTATCAATCTTCAAGCCATTGTCAATAGCCATTGCAGCTGCTATGGGTGTCATATTCCTTGGTGATGCTCTCTATCTTGGGAG TATCATTGGAGcaattatattatcaattggGTTTTATGCTGTCATATGGGCAAAAGCTAAAGAAGATTTGAGTGAGGACTCTTGCTGTGTTAGCCTGGGATCTGCATCAGATGGTAAGACCCCTTTGTTGGATAGCAACCTGGGATCTTCAAATAATGGCACTGATTAG